From a single Aythya fuligula isolate bAytFul2 chromosome 16, bAytFul2.pri, whole genome shotgun sequence genomic region:
- the TUBB1 gene encoding tubulin beta-1 chain, with amino-acid sequence MREIVHLQIGQCGNQIGAKFWEVISDEHGIDIAGNYRGDASLQLERINVYFNEAYSHKYVPRSILVDLEPGTMDSVRSSKIGPLFRPDNFIHGNSGAGNNWAKGHYTEGAELIENVMDVVRNECESCDCLQGFQLIHSLGGGTGSGMGTLLINKIREEYPDRIMNTFSVVPSPKVSDTVVEPYNAILSIHQLIENTDETFCIDNEALYDICFRTLKLTNPTYGDLNHLVSLTMSGVTTSLRFPGQLNADLRKLAVNMVPFPRLHFFMPGFAPLTARGSQQYRALSVPELTQQMFDARNMMAACDPRRGRYLTVACIFRGRMSTREVDEQLLAVQTKNSSYFVEWIPNNVKVAVCDIPPRGLKMAATFIGNNTAIQELFIRVSEQFSAMFKRKAFLHWYTGEGMDEMEFSEAEGNTNDLVSEYQQYQDATADVEEYEEVEVEASPEKET; translated from the exons ATGCGTGAAATCGTGCATCTTCAGATTGGCCAGTGTGGAAACCAAATTGGAGCAAAG ttctgGGAGGTGATAAGTGATGAACACGGAATTGATATTGCTGGAAACTATCGTGGGGATGCATCACTGCAGCTTGAACGAATTAACGTGTACTTCAACGAGGCTTACT cCCATAAATACGTACCCCGTTCTATCTTGGTGGACCTGGAACCTGGTACAATGGACAGTGTACGCTCCAGCAAAATAGGGCCACTATTTCGACCTGACAATTTTATTCACG GTAATTCAGGTGCTGGAAACAACTGGGCTAAGGGCCACTACACAGAAGGAGCTGAACTGATTGAAAATGTCATGGATGTGGTCAGGAACGAGTGTGAGAGCTGTGACTGCCTTCAGGGATTCCAGCTCATCCATTCACTTGGTGGTGGTACAGGCTCAGGCATGGGCACACTGCTCATCAACAAAATCAGAGAAGAATATCCGGACAGGATTATGAACACCTTCAGTGTTGTGCCATCCCCCAAAGTATCCGACACAGTCGTAGAGCCGTATAATGCCATCCTCTCCATCCACCAGCTAATAGAGAATACAGATGAAACCTTTTGCATTGACAACGAAGCACTGTACGATATCTGTTTCAGAACCTTAAAGCTCACCAATCCCACCTATGGTGACCTCAATCATTTAGTGTCCCTGACGATGAGTGGTGTCACAACCTCGCTCCGTTTTCCTGGCCAGCTGAACGCGGACCTGCGGAAGCTGGCTGTTAACATGGTGCCCTTTCCTCGCCTGCATTTCTTCATGCCAGGCTTTGCTCCGCTGACGGCTCGAGGTAGCCAACAGTACAGAGCCCTCTCGGTGCCAGAGCTCACTCAACAAATGTTTGATGCGCGCAACATGATGGCAGCCTGTGACCCCCGTCGTGGGCGTTACTTGACTGTGGCTTGCATCTTCAGAGGCCGCATGTCTACCAGAGAAGTGGACGAACAGCTGCTGGCTGTCCAGACCAAGAACAGCTCCTACTTTGTGGAGTGGATCCCTAACAACGTCAAAGTGGCTGTGTGCGACATACCGCCGCGGGGACTGAAGATGGCAGCTACCTTCATTGGCAATAACACGGCCATCCAGGAGCTCTTCATCAGGGTTTCTGAACAGTTCTCAGCTAtgttcaaaagaaaagcatttctccaCTGGTACACTGGTGAAGGCATGGATGAGATGGAGTTTTCTGAAGCAGAGGGAAACACCAATGACCTTGTTTCCGAGTACCAGCAGTACCAAGATGCCACTGCAGATGTTGAGGAATATGAAGAGGTAGAAGTGGAAGCTAGTCCAGAAAAGGAAACGTAA
- the ATP5F1E gene encoding ATP synthase subunit epsilon, mitochondrial gives MVAYWRQAGLSYIRYSQICAQVVRAAMKPQYKAEAERAAMATVKTVKPKKE, from the exons ATGGTGGCGTACTGGCGGCAGGCCGGCCTCAG CTACATCCGCTACTCGCAGATCTGCGCCCAGGTTGTGCGGGCGGCCATGAAGCCGCAGTACAAGGCCGAGGCGGAGAGGGCGGCGATGGCCACCGTGAAGACCGTGAAGCCCAAGAAGGAGTGA
- the PRELID3B gene encoding LOW QUALITY PROTEIN: PRELI domain containing protein 3B (The sequence of the model RefSeq protein was modified relative to this genomic sequence to represent the inferred CDS: inserted 1 base in 1 codon): MRIWTSEHVFDHPWETVTTAAMQKYPNPMNPSVVGVDVLDRHVDKSGKLHSHRLLSTEWGIPSIVKSLIGTCRTKTYVQEHSVVDPVKKTMELKSSNISFTNLVSVDERLVYKPHPHEPDKTILTQEAIISVKGVSLSSYLEGLMANTISSNANKGREALEWVINRLNAEIEEFAASAXRNDEEFNGSSSICREMIVNILVLLTRFNNPKLLSKPKYMYPLLFKGIPVY, translated from the exons ATGAGGATCTGGACCTCGGAGCACGTCTTTGA tCACCCCTGGGAAACAGTAACGACAGCTGCCATGCAGAAGTACCCAAACCCGATGAACCCCAGCGTGGTCGGAGTCGATGTCCTGGACAGACACGTAGACAAGAGCGGGAAGCTGCACAGCCACAGGCTGCTCAGTACAGAGTGGGGAATACCCTCCATTGTGAAATCG CTCATTGGCACATGCAGAACGAAGACATACGTTCAGGAGCACTCTGTTGTTGACCcagtgaagaaaacaatggAGCTTAAATCCAGTAAT ATTTCATTTACAAATCTAGTGTCAGTAGATGAGAGGCTTGTCTACAAACCACACCCTCATGAACCAGACAA AACCATTTTGACGCAAGAAGCAATAATATCTGTAAAAGGTGTCAGTCTCAGTAGTTACCTGGAAGGGTTAATGGCGAACACAATTTCTTCCAATGCTAATAAA GGACgtgaagcattggaatgggtaATAAATAGACTGAATGCTGAAATTGAGGAGTTCGCAGCTTCAG AGAGGAACGATGAGGAATtcaatggcagcagcagcatttgtaGAGAAATGATAGTAAATATACTTGTATTACTAACAAGGTTTAACAATCCAAAGCTTCTCTCCAAACCTAAATACATGTATCCTTTGTTATTTAAAGGCATACCTGTGTATTAG